A single region of the Cygnus atratus isolate AKBS03 ecotype Queensland, Australia unplaced genomic scaffold, CAtr_DNAZoo_HiC_assembly HiC_scaffold_103, whole genome shotgun sequence genome encodes:
- the HYPK gene encoding huntingtin-interacting protein K — protein sequence MAAEGDVELELETEPNGSGGGGSDGAGGRAAEKPRKHDSGAADLERVTDYAEEKEIQSSNLETAMSVIGDRRSREQKAKQEREKELAKVTIKKEDLELIMNEMEISRAAAERSLREHMGNVVEALITLTN from the exons ATGGCGGCCGAGGGGGAcgtggagctggagctggagaccGAGCCCAACGgctccggcggcggcggcagcgacGGGGCGGGCGGGAGGGCGGCCGAGAAGCCGCGGAAGCACGACAGCGGGGCGGCGGACCTGGAGAGGGTGACGGACTACGCGGAGGAGAAGGAGATCCAGAGCTCCAACCTCGAGACG GCCATGTCGGTGATCGGAGACCGGCGGTCCCGGGAGCAGAAGGCGAAGCAGGAGAG ggagaaggagctggCGAAAGTCACCATCAAGAAGGAAGACCTGGAGCTGATC ATGAACGAGATGGAGATTTCGCGGGCGGCTGCAGAGCGCAGCCTCCGGGAGCACATGGGCAACGTGGTGGAGGCTCTGATCACCCTCACCAACTAA